A window from Salmo trutta chromosome 29, fSalTru1.1, whole genome shotgun sequence encodes these proteins:
- the LOC115167019 gene encoding iroquois-class homeodomain protein irx-3 produces the protein MSFPQLGYQYIRPIYPPERQGISNARAGTELSPSGALSNVLSTMYGSPFAAAAQGYGAFLPYSNDISIFNQLGAQYELKDSPGVQGHPGFAHHHPAFYPYGQYQFGDPSRPKNATRESTSTLKAWLSEHRKNPYPTKGEKIMLAIITKMTLTQVSTWFANARRRLKKENKMTWTPRSRTDEEGNVYNSDHEEGEEGDKREDEEEIDLENIDTENIENKDDLDDQDDLHADLKLDGRSDSEISDGYEDLQGPDQRFLKAVAKEGKDIHVDRGEHFHHHHHHSFEIKASQPNGEQVKLNPVSINSPPSENAAPALKPKIWSLAETATTPDNPRKSPQMNGSNTVGSAAQTIISPHHRLISCPVGKIQNWTNRAFSAHQLALLNSNHYLGLANQASANGLALYSRQQHQHTQDKSHSSDTAVTERSSALEAEKKLLKTAFHPVHRRPQNQLEAAVVLSALASS, from the exons ATGTCTTTCCCGCAGCTGGGATATCAGTACATCCGACCGATATACCCACCGGAGCGCCAGGGTATCAGCAACGCCCGAGCCGGGACGGAGTTGAGCCCGTCCGGGGCACTCTCAAACGTTCTCTCAACTATGTATGGATCACCTTTCGCCGCAGCAGCACAGGGCTATGGAGCATTTCTGCCCTATTCAAACGATATATCCATTTTCAATCAATTG GGTGCTCAGTATGAGTTGAAAGACAGTCCAGGTGTCCAAGGACACCCAGGATTTGCCCACCATCACCCAGCGTTTTACCCATATGGCCAGTATCAGTTTGGTGACCCGTCCAGACCCAAAAATGCGACCAGGGAGAGCACGAGCACACTGAAGGCCTGGCTGAGCGAGCACCGTAAGAACCCCTACCCCACCAAGGGGGAGAAGATCATGCTGGCCATCATCACCAAAATGACCCTCACCCAAGTTTCCACCTGGTTCGCCAACGCCAGGAGGAGGCTAAAGAAGGAGAACAAGATGACCTGGACTCCCCGGAGCCGCACAGACGAAGAGGGAAATGTTTACAACAGTGATcacgaggagggagaggaaggggacaagagggaggatgaggaagagattGATTTAGAAAATATCGACACGGAAAATATCGAGAATAAGGACGACTTGGATGATCAGGATGACCTACACGCTGATTTAAAATTAGATGGTAGAAGCGACTCTGAGATTTCAGACGGCTATGAGGATTTACAAGGGCCCGATCAGAGATTTCTGAAGGCTGTAGCGAAGGAGGGCAAAGACATTCACGTGGACCGGGGCGAGcacttccaccaccaccaccatcactctTTTGAAATTAAAGCCTCACAACCGAATGGCGAACAAGTGAAACTGAATCCTGTGTCCATCAACTCGCCCCCATCAGAAAACGCGGCCCCGGCCCTGAAGCCAAAGATTTGGTCTTTGGCGGAGACAGCAACAACTCCTGACAATCCCCGCAAATCTCCACAAATGAACGGCAGCAACACAGTTGGGTCCGCGGCCCAGACCATAATCAGCCCTCACCACAGACTCATctcttgtcctgttggaaaaatcCAGAACTGGACAAACCGAGCTTTTTCTGCCCACCAGCTCGCATTACTGAACTCTAACCATTACCTTGGACTGGCGAACCAGGCTTCGGCTAACGGGCTCGCCCTCTACAGCAGGCAGCAACACCAACACACGCAGGACAAGAGTCATAGCTCAGACACAGCCGTCACAG AGAGATCTAGTGCCTTGGAAGCAGAGaaaaagttgttaaaaacagccttcCACCCAGTTCATAGACG GCCTCAGAACCAACTCGAGGCAGCGGTGGTTCTATCAGCTCTCGCCTCCTCCTAG